The Elaeis guineensis isolate ETL-2024a chromosome 3, EG11, whole genome shotgun sequence region CATCGAACGCCTCTACGGCAGCAACGACTTCGTCCCACCCTCCCTCGACACTGCCACCGGCGTCACCTCCAAAGACGTCCTCATCGATCCCCATACCAACTTATCCGCCCGTCTCTTCCTTCCCGACCTCACCTCCCTCGGCCCTTCCCAGAAGCTCCCCGTCCTCATTTACTACCATGGCGGCGGCTTCTGCGTCCAGAGTCCCTTCTCGCCCCTCTACCATAACTTCGTCAACTCCGTCGTGGTCGAAGCCAAGGTGATCGCCGTGTCAGTGAACTATCGTCTGGCGCCGGAGCACCCGCTCCCGGCGGCCTACGAGGACGCGGCGCGTGCGCTCCAGTGGGTGGCGGCCCACGCCGAGGGGCCTGGGCCCGAGCCATGGCTCGCCCAGCGGGGGGAAATCTCGCGCGTGTTCTTGGCCGGCGACAGTGCCGGCGCAAACATCGCTCACAATATGGCGATGCGGGCGAAGGCGAGGATCGAAGGGTTGGTGCTGATCCACCCGCACTTCTGGGGGTCGGAGCGGTTGGGTTGCGAGAAGGACCGGGCTGACAAGCCGTTTCTGGAGGCGGAGGTGGTGGACCGGCTGTGGCCTTTCGCGTGGGGAAGCGCGGTGGAGAGCGACGACCCGCAGGTGAACCCAATGGCGGAGGGGGCACCAAGCCTGGCGGGGCTGGGGTGTGGGCGGGTGCTGGTGGCCGTGGCGGAGAGGGATGTGCTGAGGGACAGGGGGAGGGCGTATTGCAAGGCGTTGAGGGGGAGTGGGTGGAGTGGGGTGGTGGAGCTGCTGGAGACCGAGGGGGAGGACCATGTGTTTCATCTGCTCAACCCTTGTTGCGACAAGGCGGTGGAGATGATGGCGCGGTTGGCGGGTTTCCTTCGTGAGTGGCGGGTCGACGACGGTACGAAAATGAGTATCACAAACGGCTCCCGCTAGGTCCTGGGCCTCGGCTCCAGAAAGTTCTTTCTCAACAAGCTGGTGTTCAAGGCTTTGGAGTAGGTGGAGCGTGAGTCTCGTCGAGCAAGGGGTTCAATCTAGATGCAGACGAGGAAAAATATGTATGTTATGtgaaaaataagaaaacaaaCATCCTTGCGttgttaaataaataataatttactgtcaataaaaattattgggtataaaatatccccagctgaagttcgtaaaaAGCCGACGCTTTCAGGAcccttccgacttccgaccttgtatggcatctttctgaactccctcgaccgtccgggcttccataataccatccggacttctccgataatgagctcctccattcatctaccggactgctccaaacgttTTCTgaacttcactatcagccgattttctacagtgatggactattctccgaatctcttccagacttcttccggccacgaacgactttactccgaacttcttccggacttcgtcaatgttcgagcttctccaacaacaggacttctacagtaaccagactccatccaagtttctacggcggtcgaccgccttccggatttcatccgagctcctacgagagccggatcccagccgaacttctattgcaagtggacttcatccgagctcctacaagagccggactccgtccgaacatcTACAgtagatggatcacagacgaattCTACAACGGAAAGGCTCTACCAGCCGAgtctctactccgagcttctacaataggaaatcttcatccgagctttcacgGTAACCGGtcttcgttcgagcttctacaataagcggcctcctttcggactcctacaagagtcgaactccgtccgaacttctacaacagaattgaatcccggactcctctaACGTTCGACCTTCCTCAGTGTCCtagagactcctccagcggacgaatctCCAtggcgccatccgaactccaccgtcggtcgaccccctgtcggattcctcatgaaatcggacctctccgacggacagtcctcaggcgagcttctacatcaggcaaatttcagacggactcctCTAACAATCGGACtcttaccggacttctccaacagaaaatttccatccgagcttctacagcagatgacttccgcctgcagcatcagcgcccaaggtacccgacaacagtggactcgtcagcaacctcagaaacatccgatctcctcttagattgcagaaatagagagccattccgctccatcagacgtcccagccgagcttcagccatcaggtccgaactctttggcaagtcacgacatggtcactaccccactccactctctgtaacagattccacatggccccaccattctctggcaagtcgcaacaacggacgccactactctccgtaacaaactccacgtggccccgaacggcccactatcaggcggttacagacgtcgctgtcaatcagttacgctctccgtctataaaaatggacctccaaatacgttattctctaagctctaaactctatcttgaaactctactaaaattccattcgagtgctccatttctattgagacagagtactgacttgagcgtcggaggatcttgccggagcacccctaactctagtttagactttccttgtaggtcccgacggcggacgcgatcctctcgactccagcttctccggcgtcggcgaaat contains the following coding sequences:
- the LOC105041381 gene encoding probable carboxylesterase 2, which codes for MDPSKEIAVDLLPLLRTYKDGRIERLYGSNDFVPPSLDTATGVTSKDVLIDPHTNLSARLFLPDLTSLGPSQKLPVLIYYHGGGFCVQSPFSPLYHNFVNSVVVEAKVIAVSVNYRLAPEHPLPAAYEDAARALQWVAAHAEGPGPEPWLAQRGEISRVFLAGDSAGANIAHNMAMRAKARIEGLVLIHPHFWGSERLGCEKDRADKPFLEAEVVDRLWPFAWGSAVESDDPQVNPMAEGAPSLAGLGCGRVLVAVAERDVLRDRGRAYCKALRGSGWSGVVELLETEGEDHVFHLLNPCCDKAVEMMARLAGFLREWRVDDGTKMSITNGSR